A part of Dreissena polymorpha isolate Duluth1 chromosome 13, UMN_Dpol_1.0, whole genome shotgun sequence genomic DNA contains:
- the LOC127855525 gene encoding mucin-22-like isoform X44, producing MRTLLLISALTITRLISTALIAAASTDSTSTVLTSTTVQPTEASTDSTSTVLTSTIVQPTEASTDSTSTVLTSTTVQPVAAASTDSTSTVLTSTTVQPTEASTDSTSTVLTSTIVQPTEASTDSTSTVLTSTTVQPEEARTDSTSTVLTSTTVQPTEASTDSTSTVLTRTTVQPATASTDSASTVLTSTTVQPTEASTDSTSTVLTSTTVQPTEARTDSTSTVLTSTTVQPTEASTDSTSTVLTSTTVQPTEASTDSTSTVLKSTTVQPAAASTDSTSTVLTSSTVQPTEASTDSTSTVLTRTTVQPAAASTDSTSTVLAITTVQPAATITDSTSTVLTSTIVHPAAASTDSTSTVLASTTVQPAAASNDSTSTGLKSTTAQPAAASTDSTSTMLKSTTAQPASASTNSTSTVLTSTTVQPTAASTVSTSTILTSTTVQHVAPASTDSTSTVLTSTTVQPAAASTDSTSTMLKSTTAQPASASTNSTSTVLTSTTVQPTAASTVSTSTILTSTTVQHVAPASTDSTSTVLTSTTVQPAAASTDSTSTMLKSTTAQPAAASTSVTTISNGCRKRAVEEGECVANAECVKEGDAYLCKCKQGFVNQSSQCNKEEMSWGQNRGTSGRSFIVAYWLLIVTACVHLVQTVP from the exons ATGAGGACCCTGCTGCTTATAAGTGCACTGACCATCACCCGCTTGATTTCTACAGCTTTAATAG CAGCagcaagtactgattctacatcAACAGTGCTCACAAGTACAACTGTGCAACCTACAGAagcaagtactgattctacatcAACAGTGCTCACAAGTACAATTGTGCAACCTACAGAAGCAAGCACTGATTCTACATCAACAGTGCTCACAAGTACAACTGTGCAACCTGTAGCAGCagcaagtactgattctacatcAACAGTGCTCACAAGTACAACTGTGCAACCTACAGAagcaagtactgattctacatcAACAGTGCTCACAAGTACAATTGTGCAACCTACAGAAGCAAGCACTGATTCTACATCAACAGTGCTCACAAGTACAACTGTGCAACCTGAAGAAGCACGTACTGATTCTACATCAACAGTGCTCACAAGTACAACTGTGCAAC CTACAGAagcaagtactgattctacatcAACAGTGCTCACACGTACAACTGTGCAACCTGCAACAGCAAGTACTGATTCTGCATCAACAGTGCTCACAAGTACAACTGTGCAACCTACAGAagcaagtactgattctacatcAACAGTGCTCACAAGTACAACTGTGCAACCTACGGAAGCACGTACTGATTCTACATCAACAGTGCTCACAAGTACAACTGTGCAACCTACAGAagcaagtactgattctacatcAACAGTGCTCACAAGTACAACTGTGCAACCTACAGAagcaagtactgattctacatcTACAGTGCTCAAAAGTACAACTGTGCAACCTGCAGCAGCCAGTACTGATTCTACATCAACAGTGCTCACAAGTTCAACTGTGCAACCTACAGAagcaagtactgattctacatcAACAGTGCTGACTCGTACAACTGTGCAACCTGCAGCagcaagtactgattctacatcAACAGTGCTCGCAATAACAACTGTGCAACCTGCAGCAACAATTACTGATTCTACATCAACAGTGCTCACAAGCACAATTGTGCATCCTGCTGCAGCAAGTACAGATTCTACATCAACAGTGCTCGCAAGTACAACTGTGCAACCTGCAGCAGCAAGTAATGATTCTACATCAACAGGTCTCAAAAGCACAACTGCGCAACCTGCAGCagcaagtactgattctacatcAACAATGCTCAAAAGCACAACTGCGCAACCTGCATCAGCAAGTACCAATTCTACATCAACAGTGCTCACAAGTACAACTGTGCAACCTACAGCAGCAAGTACTGTTTCGACATCAACAATTCTCACAAGTACAACTGTGCAACATGTAGCACCagcaagtactgattctacatcAACAGTGCTCACAAGCACAACTGTGCAAC CTGCAGCagcaagtactgattctacatcAACAATGCTCAAAAGCACAACTGCGCAACCTGCATCAGCAAGTACCAATTCTACATCAACAGTGCTCACAAGTACAACTGTGCAACCTACAGCAGCAAGTACTGTTTCGACATCAACAATTCTCACAAGTACAACTGTGCAACATGTAGCACCagcaagtactgattctacatcAACAGTGCTCACAAGCACAACTGTGCAAC CTGCAGCagcaagtactgattctacatcAACAATGCTCAAAAGCACAACTGCGCAACCTGCAGCAGCAAGTACGTCAGTAACAACGATTTCTAACGGCTGTCGGAAGAGAGCGGTCGAAGAGGGCGAGTGTGTGGCTAACGCTGAGTGTGTAAAAGAAGGGGACGCATACTTGTGCAAATGTAAGCAAGGATTCGTAAATCAATCATCGCAGTGTAACAAAGAag agATGTCATGGGGCCAAAACAGAGGAACTTCTGGTAGATCCTTCATTGTTGCGTACTGGTTATTGATTGTAACTGCATGCGTACATCTTGTTCAGACAGTACCATAG
- the LOC127855525 gene encoding uncharacterized protein LOC127855525 isoform X10 has translation MRTLLLISALTITRLISTALIAAASTDSTSTVLTSTTVQPTEASTDSTSTVLTSTIVQPTEASTDSTSTVLTSTTVQPVAAASTDSTSTVLTSTTVQPTEASTDSTSTVLTSTIVQPTEASTDSTSTVLTSTTVQPEEARTDSTSTVLTSTTVQPTEASTDSTSTVLTRTTVQPTESSTDSTSTVLKSTTVQPAAASTNSTSTVLTSSTVQPTEASTDSTSTVLTRTTVQPATASTDSASTVLTSTTVQPTEASTDSTSTVLTSTTVQPTEARTDSTSTVLTSTTVQPTEASTDSTSTVLTSTTVQPTEASTDSTSTVLKSTTVQPAAASTDSTSTVLTSSTVQPTEASTDSTSTVLTRTTVQPAAASTDSTSTVLAITTVQPAATITDSTSTVLTSTIVHPAAASTDSTSTVLASTTVQPAAASNDSTSTGLKSTTAQPAAASTDSTSTMLKSTTAQPASASTNSTSTVLTSTTVQPTAASTVSTSTILTSTTVQHVAPASTDSTSTVLTSTTVQPAAASTDSTSTMLKSTTAQPASASTNSTSTVLTSTTVQPTAASTVSTSTILTSTTVQHVAPASTDSTSTVLTSTTVQPAAASTDSTSTMLKSTTAQPAAASTSVTTISNGCRKRAVEEGECVANAECVKEGDAYLCKCKQGFVNQSSQCNKEEMSWGQNRGTSGRSFIVAYWLLIVTACVHLVQTVP, from the exons ATGAGGACCCTGCTGCTTATAAGTGCACTGACCATCACCCGCTTGATTTCTACAGCTTTAATAG CAGCagcaagtactgattctacatcAACAGTGCTCACAAGTACAACTGTGCAACCTACAGAagcaagtactgattctacatcAACAGTGCTCACAAGTACAATTGTGCAACCTACAGAAGCAAGCACTGATTCTACATCAACAGTGCTCACAAGTACAACTGTGCAACCTGTAGCAGCagcaagtactgattctacatcAACAGTGCTCACAAGTACAACTGTGCAACCTACAGAagcaagtactgattctacatcAACAGTGCTCACAAGTACAATTGTGCAACCTACAGAAGCAAGCACTGATTCTACATCAACAGTGCTCACAAGTACAACTGTGCAACCTGAAGAAGCACGTACTGATTCTACATCAACAGTGCTCACAAGTACAACTGTGCAAC CTACAGAagcaagtactgattctacatcAACAGTGCTCACAAGAACAACTGTGCAACCTACAGAatcaagtactgattctacatcTACAGTGCTCAAAAGTACAACTGTGCAACCTGCAGCAGCCAGTACTAATTCTACATCAACAGTGCTCACAAGTTCAACTGTGCAACCTACAGAagcaagtactgattctacatcAACAGTGCTCACACGTACAACTGTGCAACCTGCAACAGCAAGTACTGATTCTGCATCAACAGTGCTCACAAGTACAACTGTGCAACCTACAGAagcaagtactgattctacatcAACAGTGCTCACAAGTACAACTGTGCAACCTACGGAAGCACGTACTGATTCTACATCAACAGTGCTCACAAGTACAACTGTGCAACCTACAGAagcaagtactgattctacatcAACAGTGCTCACAAGTACAACTGTGCAACCTACAGAagcaagtactgattctacatcTACAGTGCTCAAAAGTACAACTGTGCAACCTGCAGCAGCCAGTACTGATTCTACATCAACAGTGCTCACAAGTTCAACTGTGCAACCTACAGAagcaagtactgattctacatcAACAGTGCTGACTCGTACAACTGTGCAACCTGCAGCagcaagtactgattctacatcAACAGTGCTCGCAATAACAACTGTGCAACCTGCAGCAACAATTACTGATTCTACATCAACAGTGCTCACAAGCACAATTGTGCATCCTGCTGCAGCAAGTACAGATTCTACATCAACAGTGCTCGCAAGTACAACTGTGCAACCTGCAGCAGCAAGTAATGATTCTACATCAACAGGTCTCAAAAGCACAACTGCGCAACCTGCAGCagcaagtactgattctacatcAACAATGCTCAAAAGCACAACTGCGCAACCTGCATCAGCAAGTACCAATTCTACATCAACAGTGCTCACAAGTACAACTGTGCAACCTACAGCAGCAAGTACTGTTTCGACATCAACAATTCTCACAAGTACAACTGTGCAACATGTAGCACCagcaagtactgattctacatcAACAGTGCTCACAAGCACAACTGTGCAAC CTGCAGCagcaagtactgattctacatcAACAATGCTCAAAAGCACAACTGCGCAACCTGCATCAGCAAGTACCAATTCTACATCAACAGTGCTCACAAGTACAACTGTGCAACCTACAGCAGCAAGTACTGTTTCGACATCAACAATTCTCACAAGTACAACTGTGCAACATGTAGCACCagcaagtactgattctacatcAACAGTGCTCACAAGCACAACTGTGCAAC CTGCAGCagcaagtactgattctacatcAACAATGCTCAAAAGCACAACTGCGCAACCTGCAGCAGCAAGTACGTCAGTAACAACGATTTCTAACGGCTGTCGGAAGAGAGCGGTCGAAGAGGGCGAGTGTGTGGCTAACGCTGAGTGTGTAAAAGAAGGGGACGCATACTTGTGCAAATGTAAGCAAGGATTCGTAAATCAATCATCGCAGTGTAACAAAGAag agATGTCATGGGGCCAAAACAGAGGAACTTCTGGTAGATCCTTCATTGTTGCGTACTGGTTATTGATTGTAACTGCATGCGTACATCTTGTTCAGACAGTACCATAG
- the LOC127855525 gene encoding uncharacterized protein LOC127855525 isoform X6 — MRTLLLISALTITRLISTALIAAASTDSTSTVLTSTTVQPTEASTDSTSTVLTSTIVQPTEASTDSTSTVLTSTTVQPVAAASTDSTSTVLTSTTVQPTEASTDSTSTVLTSTIVQPTEASTDSTSTVLTSTTVQPEEARTDSTSTVLTSTTVQPTEASTDSTSTVLTSTTVQPTEASTDSTSTVLTRTTVQPTESSTDSTSTVLKSTTVQPAAASTNSTSTVLTSSTVQPTEASTDSTSTVLTRTTVQPATASTDSASTVLTSTTVQPTEASTDSTSTVLTSTTVQPTEARTDSTSTVLTSTTVQPTEASTDSTSTVLTSTTVQPTEASTDSTSTVLKSTTVQPTEASTDSTSTVLTRTTVQPAAASTDSTSTVLAITTVQPAATITDSTSTVLTSTIVHPAAASTDSTSTVLASTTVQPAAASNDSTSTGLKSTTAQPAAASTDSTSTMLKSTTAQPASASTNSTSTVLTSTTVQPTAASTVSTSTILTSTTVQHVAPASTDSTSTVLTSTTVQPAAASTDSTSTMLKSTTAQPASASTNSTSTVLTSTTVQPTAASTVSTSTILTSTTVQHVAPASTDSTSTVLTSTTVQPAAASTDSTSTMLKSTTAQPAAASTSVTTISNGCRKRAVEEGECVANAECVKEGDAYLCKCKQGFVNQSSQCNKEEMSWGQNRGTSGRSFIVAYWLLIVTACVHLVQTVP, encoded by the exons ATGAGGACCCTGCTGCTTATAAGTGCACTGACCATCACCCGCTTGATTTCTACAGCTTTAATAG CAGCagcaagtactgattctacatcAACAGTGCTCACAAGTACAACTGTGCAACCTACAGAagcaagtactgattctacatcAACAGTGCTCACAAGTACAATTGTGCAACCTACAGAAGCAAGCACTGATTCTACATCAACAGTGCTCACAAGTACAACTGTGCAACCTGTAGCAGCagcaagtactgattctacatcAACAGTGCTCACAAGTACAACTGTGCAACCTACAGAagcaagtactgattctacatcAACAGTGCTCACAAGTACAATTGTGCAACCTACAGAAGCAAGCACTGATTCTACATCAACAGTGCTCACAAGTACAACTGTGCAACCTGAAGAAGCACGTACTGATTCTACATCAACAGTGCTCACAAGTACAACTGTGCAACCTACAGAAGCAAGTACTGATTCCACATCAACAGTGCTCACAAGTACAACTGTGCAACCTACAGAagcaagtactgattctacatcAACAGTGCTCACAAGAACAACTGTGCAACCTACAGAatcaagtactgattctacatcTACAGTGCTCAAAAGTACAACTGTGCAACCTGCAGCAGCCAGTACTAATTCTACATCAACAGTGCTCACAAGTTCAACTGTGCAACCTACAGAagcaagtactgattctacatcAACAGTGCTCACACGTACAACTGTGCAACCTGCAACAGCAAGTACTGATTCTGCATCAACAGTGCTCACAAGTACAACTGTGCAACCTACAGAagcaagtactgattctacatcAACAGTGCTCACAAGTACAACTGTGCAACCTACGGAAGCACGTACTGATTCTACATCAACAGTGCTCACAAGTACAACTGTGCAACCTACAGAagcaagtactgattctacatcAACAGTGCTCACAAGTACAACTGTGCAACCTACAGAagcaagtactgattctacatcTACAGTGCTCAAAAGTACAACTGTGCAAC CTACAGAagcaagtactgattctacatcAACAGTGCTGACTCGTACAACTGTGCAACCTGCAGCagcaagtactgattctacatcAACAGTGCTCGCAATAACAACTGTGCAACCTGCAGCAACAATTACTGATTCTACATCAACAGTGCTCACAAGCACAATTGTGCATCCTGCTGCAGCAAGTACAGATTCTACATCAACAGTGCTCGCAAGTACAACTGTGCAACCTGCAGCAGCAAGTAATGATTCTACATCAACAGGTCTCAAAAGCACAACTGCGCAACCTGCAGCagcaagtactgattctacatcAACAATGCTCAAAAGCACAACTGCGCAACCTGCATCAGCAAGTACCAATTCTACATCAACAGTGCTCACAAGTACAACTGTGCAACCTACAGCAGCAAGTACTGTTTCGACATCAACAATTCTCACAAGTACAACTGTGCAACATGTAGCACCagcaagtactgattctacatcAACAGTGCTCACAAGCACAACTGTGCAAC CTGCAGCagcaagtactgattctacatcAACAATGCTCAAAAGCACAACTGCGCAACCTGCATCAGCAAGTACCAATTCTACATCAACAGTGCTCACAAGTACAACTGTGCAACCTACAGCAGCAAGTACTGTTTCGACATCAACAATTCTCACAAGTACAACTGTGCAACATGTAGCACCagcaagtactgattctacatcAACAGTGCTCACAAGCACAACTGTGCAAC CTGCAGCagcaagtactgattctacatcAACAATGCTCAAAAGCACAACTGCGCAACCTGCAGCAGCAAGTACGTCAGTAACAACGATTTCTAACGGCTGTCGGAAGAGAGCGGTCGAAGAGGGCGAGTGTGTGGCTAACGCTGAGTGTGTAAAAGAAGGGGACGCATACTTGTGCAAATGTAAGCAAGGATTCGTAAATCAATCATCGCAGTGTAACAAAGAag agATGTCATGGGGCCAAAACAGAGGAACTTCTGGTAGATCCTTCATTGTTGCGTACTGGTTATTGATTGTAACTGCATGCGTACATCTTGTTCAGACAGTACCATAG
- the LOC127855525 gene encoding uncharacterized protein LOC127855525 isoform X25, whose protein sequence is MRTLLLISALTITRLISTALIAAASTDSTSTVLTSTTVQPTEASTDSTSTVLTSTIVQPTEASTDSTSTVLTSTIVQPTEASTDSTSTVLTSTTVQPEEARTDSTSTVLTSTTVQPTEASTDSTSTVLTSTTVQPTEASTDSTSTVLTRTTVQPTESSTDSTSTVLKSTTVQPAAASTNSTSTVLTSSTVQPTEASTDSTSTVLTRTTVQPATASTDSASTVLTSTTVQPTEASTDSTSTVLTSTTVQPTEARTDSTSTVLTSTTVQPTEASTDSTSTVLTSTTVQPTEASTDSTSTVLKSTTVQPAAASTDSTSTVLTSSTVQPTEASTDSTSTVLTRTTVQPAAASTDSTSTVLAITTVQPAATITDSTSTVLTSTIVHPAAASTDSTSTVLASTTVQPAAASNDSTSTGLKSTTAQPAAASTDSTSTMLKSTTAQPASASTNSTSTVLTSTTVQPTAASTVSTSTILTSTTVQHVAPASTDSTSTVLTSTTVQPAAASTDSTSTMLKSTTAQPASASTNSTSTVLTSTTVQPTAASTVSTSTILTSTTVQHVAPASTDSTSTVLTSTTVQPAAASTDSTSTMLKSTTAQPAAASTSVTTISNGCRKRAVEEGECVANAECVKEGDAYLCKCKQGFVNQSSQCNKEEMSWGQNRGTSGRSFIVAYWLLIVTACVHLVQTVP, encoded by the exons ATGAGGACCCTGCTGCTTATAAGTGCACTGACCATCACCCGCTTGATTTCTACAGCTTTAATAG CAGCagcaagtactgattctacatcAACAGTGCTCACAAGTACAACTGTGCAACCTACAGAagcaagtactgattctacatcAACAGTGCTCACAAGTACAATTGTGCAAC CTACAGAagcaagtactgattctacatcAACAGTGCTCACAAGTACAATTGTGCAACCTACAGAAGCAAGCACTGATTCTACATCAACAGTGCTCACAAGTACAACTGTGCAACCTGAAGAAGCACGTACTGATTCTACATCAACAGTGCTCACAAGTACAACTGTGCAACCTACAGAAGCAAGTACTGATTCCACATCAACAGTGCTCACAAGTACAACTGTGCAACCTACAGAagcaagtactgattctacatcAACAGTGCTCACAAGAACAACTGTGCAACCTACAGAatcaagtactgattctacatcTACAGTGCTCAAAAGTACAACTGTGCAACCTGCAGCAGCCAGTACTAATTCTACATCAACAGTGCTCACAAGTTCAACTGTGCAACCTACAGAagcaagtactgattctacatcAACAGTGCTCACACGTACAACTGTGCAACCTGCAACAGCAAGTACTGATTCTGCATCAACAGTGCTCACAAGTACAACTGTGCAACCTACAGAagcaagtactgattctacatcAACAGTGCTCACAAGTACAACTGTGCAACCTACGGAAGCACGTACTGATTCTACATCAACAGTGCTCACAAGTACAACTGTGCAACCTACAGAagcaagtactgattctacatcAACAGTGCTCACAAGTACAACTGTGCAACCTACAGAagcaagtactgattctacatcTACAGTGCTCAAAAGTACAACTGTGCAACCTGCAGCAGCCAGTACTGATTCTACATCAACAGTGCTCACAAGTTCAACTGTGCAACCTACAGAagcaagtactgattctacatcAACAGTGCTGACTCGTACAACTGTGCAACCTGCAGCagcaagtactgattctacatcAACAGTGCTCGCAATAACAACTGTGCAACCTGCAGCAACAATTACTGATTCTACATCAACAGTGCTCACAAGCACAATTGTGCATCCTGCTGCAGCAAGTACAGATTCTACATCAACAGTGCTCGCAAGTACAACTGTGCAACCTGCAGCAGCAAGTAATGATTCTACATCAACAGGTCTCAAAAGCACAACTGCGCAACCTGCAGCagcaagtactgattctacatcAACAATGCTCAAAAGCACAACTGCGCAACCTGCATCAGCAAGTACCAATTCTACATCAACAGTGCTCACAAGTACAACTGTGCAACCTACAGCAGCAAGTACTGTTTCGACATCAACAATTCTCACAAGTACAACTGTGCAACATGTAGCACCagcaagtactgattctacatcAACAGTGCTCACAAGCACAACTGTGCAAC CTGCAGCagcaagtactgattctacatcAACAATGCTCAAAAGCACAACTGCGCAACCTGCATCAGCAAGTACCAATTCTACATCAACAGTGCTCACAAGTACAACTGTGCAACCTACAGCAGCAAGTACTGTTTCGACATCAACAATTCTCACAAGTACAACTGTGCAACATGTAGCACCagcaagtactgattctacatcAACAGTGCTCACAAGCACAACTGTGCAAC CTGCAGCagcaagtactgattctacatcAACAATGCTCAAAAGCACAACTGCGCAACCTGCAGCAGCAAGTACGTCAGTAACAACGATTTCTAACGGCTGTCGGAAGAGAGCGGTCGAAGAGGGCGAGTGTGTGGCTAACGCTGAGTGTGTAAAAGAAGGGGACGCATACTTGTGCAAATGTAAGCAAGGATTCGTAAATCAATCATCGCAGTGTAACAAAGAag agATGTCATGGGGCCAAAACAGAGGAACTTCTGGTAGATCCTTCATTGTTGCGTACTGGTTATTGATTGTAACTGCATGCGTACATCTTGTTCAGACAGTACCATAG
- the LOC127855525 gene encoding uncharacterized protein LOC127855525 isoform X11 yields the protein MRTLLLISALTITRLISTALIAAASTDSTSTVLTSTTVQPTEASTDSTSTVLTSTIVQPTEASTDSTSTVLTSTTVQPVAAASTDSTSTVLTSTTVQPTEASTDSTSTVLTSTIVQPTEASTDSTSTVLTSTTVQPTEASTDSTSTVLTSTTVQPTEASTDSTSTVLTRTTVQPTESSTDSTSTVLKSTTVQPAAASTNSTSTVLTSSTVQPTEASTDSTSTVLTRTTVQPATASTDSASTVLTSTTVQPTEASTDSTSTVLTSTTVQPTEARTDSTSTVLTSTTVQPTEASTDSTSTVLTSTTVQPTEASTDSTSTVLKSTTVQPAAASTDSTSTVLTSSTVQPTEASTDSTSTVLTRTTVQPAAASTDSTSTVLAITTVQPAATITDSTSTVLTSTIVHPAAASTDSTSTVLASTTVQPAAASNDSTSTGLKSTTAQPAAASTDSTSTMLKSTTAQPASASTNSTSTVLTSTTVQPTAASTVSTSTILTSTTVQHVAPASTDSTSTVLTSTTVQPAAASTDSTSTMLKSTTAQPASASTNSTSTVLTSTTVQPTAASTVSTSTILTSTTVQHVAPASTDSTSTVLTSTTVQPAAASTDSTSTMLKSTTAQPAAASTSVTTISNGCRKRAVEEGECVANAECVKEGDAYLCKCKQGFVNQSSQCNKEEMSWGQNRGTSGRSFIVAYWLLIVTACVHLVQTVP from the exons ATGAGGACCCTGCTGCTTATAAGTGCACTGACCATCACCCGCTTGATTTCTACAGCTTTAATAG CAGCagcaagtactgattctacatcAACAGTGCTCACAAGTACAACTGTGCAACCTACAGAagcaagtactgattctacatcAACAGTGCTCACAAGTACAATTGTGCAACCTACAGAAGCAAGCACTGATTCTACATCAACAGTGCTCACAAGTACAACTGTGCAACCTGTAGCAGCagcaagtactgattctacatcAACAGTGCTCACAAGTACAACTGTGCAACCTACAGAagcaagtactgattctacatcAACAGTGCTCACAAGTACAATTGTGCAACCTACAGAAGCAAGCACTGATTCTACATCAACAGTGCTCACAAGTACAACTGTGCAAC CTACAGAAGCAAGTACTGATTCCACATCAACAGTGCTCACAAGTACAACTGTGCAACCTACAGAagcaagtactgattctacatcAACAGTGCTCACAAGAACAACTGTGCAACCTACAGAatcaagtactgattctacatcTACAGTGCTCAAAAGTACAACTGTGCAACCTGCAGCAGCCAGTACTAATTCTACATCAACAGTGCTCACAAGTTCAACTGTGCAACCTACAGAagcaagtactgattctacatcAACAGTGCTCACACGTACAACTGTGCAACCTGCAACAGCAAGTACTGATTCTGCATCAACAGTGCTCACAAGTACAACTGTGCAACCTACAGAagcaagtactgattctacatcAACAGTGCTCACAAGTACAACTGTGCAACCTACGGAAGCACGTACTGATTCTACATCAACAGTGCTCACAAGTACAACTGTGCAACCTACAGAagcaagtactgattctacatcAACAGTGCTCACAAGTACAACTGTGCAACCTACAGAagcaagtactgattctacatcTACAGTGCTCAAAAGTACAACTGTGCAACCTGCAGCAGCCAGTACTGATTCTACATCAACAGTGCTCACAAGTTCAACTGTGCAACCTACAGAagcaagtactgattctacatcAACAGTGCTGACTCGTACAACTGTGCAACCTGCAGCagcaagtactgattctacatcAACAGTGCTCGCAATAACAACTGTGCAACCTGCAGCAACAATTACTGATTCTACATCAACAGTGCTCACAAGCACAATTGTGCATCCTGCTGCAGCAAGTACAGATTCTACATCAACAGTGCTCGCAAGTACAACTGTGCAACCTGCAGCAGCAAGTAATGATTCTACATCAACAGGTCTCAAAAGCACAACTGCGCAACCTGCAGCagcaagtactgattctacatcAACAATGCTCAAAAGCACAACTGCGCAACCTGCATCAGCAAGTACCAATTCTACATCAACAGTGCTCACAAGTACAACTGTGCAACCTACAGCAGCAAGTACTGTTTCGACATCAACAATTCTCACAAGTACAACTGTGCAACATGTAGCACCagcaagtactgattctacatcAACAGTGCTCACAAGCACAACTGTGCAAC CTGCAGCagcaagtactgattctacatcAACAATGCTCAAAAGCACAACTGCGCAACCTGCATCAGCAAGTACCAATTCTACATCAACAGTGCTCACAAGTACAACTGTGCAACCTACAGCAGCAAGTACTGTTTCGACATCAACAATTCTCACAAGTACAACTGTGCAACATGTAGCACCagcaagtactgattctacatcAACAGTGCTCACAAGCACAACTGTGCAAC CTGCAGCagcaagtactgattctacatcAACAATGCTCAAAAGCACAACTGCGCAACCTGCAGCAGCAAGTACGTCAGTAACAACGATTTCTAACGGCTGTCGGAAGAGAGCGGTCGAAGAGGGCGAGTGTGTGGCTAACGCTGAGTGTGTAAAAGAAGGGGACGCATACTTGTGCAAATGTAAGCAAGGATTCGTAAATCAATCATCGCAGTGTAACAAAGAag agATGTCATGGGGCCAAAACAGAGGAACTTCTGGTAGATCCTTCATTGTTGCGTACTGGTTATTGATTGTAACTGCATGCGTACATCTTGTTCAGACAGTACCATAG